A genomic region of Gemmata massiliana contains the following coding sequences:
- a CDS encoding PPC domain-containing protein, giving the protein MNRTSVRVLLIAFALVVPFCGYSFSAPPTLEGVALGVGQRGTEFTLTITGARLNDPQELMMYAPGVVCTKLTAKGENEVTATLKSAPDCKLGEYPFRLRTKGGVSELRTFRVSPFPVVPEKEPNDTREQAQSVPPNVSVAGVVESGGSDYFAVALKKGQRLAAEIEGVRMGGELNDTAIAVFGPDGKQLAAVDDTPLFRQDPFVTALAPSDGTYVVQVHDTNFGGGDTHRYVLHIGTFTRPGAVFPAGGQAGTEVAVKLFGDATGDRTERVTLPKAGAPFEFYPSDLGGTAPTPNPFRVSAFPNVNEVEPNNELKQASAATGWPVAFNGIIEKPGDADHFRFRAKKGDVIDVQAFAFRVGSPLDTVVAVLDAGSEVIGANDDDETHDSRLLVAIPVDGEYFVRVTDKRKQGGSAFIYRIELNRPQTGLAVFLPERNRKTQNRNVITVPRGNRVTAYLAVRRDGFTGPVTLATSALPTGVKVGLSPIPAEEYLLPVVFEAAADAPLGGNLIDLSGTGGEPKSPITGGFTQQVTLVRGPGDSALHAVTLTQLAIVVVEESPLSVSIVPPAAPIAADGTLDVTVRITRAKDFADPVEVIFPCLPPGVEVPTAVLIPANKTEAVVTLVASKDAELGDWKLIAEANVARPGRAARDPLAAPMGMGGMGAGGGGGGRWSRRSPEGMPSVASEMHAVKLAEAPLRGKFDLTAGEQGKSVKVVCKFDGPPLKGNFTAKLDGLPPRATSKEVQVQADAKQVEFTVAIDATTPPGTHASLVCELVGTVGGQKAVYRLGRDGTLKVDVPGAVKTDAAGKPLSPLDALRLEQKKK; this is encoded by the coding sequence ATGAATCGCACCTCGGTCCGCGTCCTCTTGATTGCGTTTGCGCTTGTTGTGCCTTTTTGTGGCTATTCCTTCTCTGCTCCCCCGACCCTCGAAGGCGTCGCGCTCGGTGTCGGTCAGCGCGGGACCGAGTTCACACTGACCATTACCGGCGCGCGCCTAAACGATCCGCAAGAACTGATGATGTACGCCCCCGGTGTGGTCTGCACGAAGCTGACCGCGAAGGGCGAGAACGAAGTGACCGCGACACTGAAATCGGCGCCTGACTGCAAGCTCGGGGAATACCCATTTCGGTTGCGCACCAAAGGCGGCGTGTCCGAACTCCGCACGTTCCGCGTCTCACCGTTCCCCGTCGTGCCCGAGAAGGAGCCCAACGACACGCGCGAACAGGCCCAATCGGTTCCACCGAACGTGAGCGTCGCGGGCGTGGTCGAATCGGGTGGGTCCGATTACTTCGCGGTCGCGCTGAAGAAGGGCCAGCGGCTCGCGGCCGAGATCGAAGGTGTCCGGATGGGCGGCGAACTCAACGACACGGCCATCGCCGTATTCGGGCCGGACGGGAAACAACTGGCCGCGGTCGATGACACCCCGCTGTTCCGCCAAGACCCGTTCGTGACGGCCCTCGCGCCGAGTGATGGCACCTATGTGGTTCAAGTACACGACACCAACTTCGGTGGCGGGGACACGCACCGTTACGTGCTCCACATCGGCACCTTTACGCGGCCCGGTGCGGTCTTCCCCGCGGGCGGGCAAGCTGGAACCGAAGTCGCGGTGAAACTGTTCGGTGACGCCACGGGCGATCGGACCGAGCGTGTCACGCTCCCGAAGGCAGGGGCGCCGTTCGAGTTCTACCCGTCCGATCTCGGAGGTACGGCCCCGACCCCCAACCCGTTCCGCGTGTCGGCGTTCCCAAACGTGAACGAGGTCGAACCGAACAACGAACTGAAACAGGCGAGCGCCGCGACGGGATGGCCGGTCGCGTTCAACGGGATCATCGAAAAGCCCGGCGACGCGGACCACTTTCGGTTCCGCGCCAAAAAGGGCGACGTGATTGATGTGCAGGCGTTCGCGTTCCGTGTCGGGTCGCCGCTCGATACGGTCGTCGCGGTTCTCGACGCGGGCAGCGAAGTCATCGGCGCCAACGACGACGACGAAACGCACGACAGCCGGCTCCTGGTCGCGATTCCCGTGGACGGCGAATACTTCGTCCGCGTGACCGACAAGCGGAAACAGGGCGGCTCGGCGTTCATCTACCGCATCGAACTCAACCGTCCTCAAACGGGCCTCGCGGTGTTTCTGCCAGAGCGCAACCGGAAGACCCAGAACCGGAACGTCATTACCGTACCGCGTGGGAACCGCGTTACCGCCTACCTCGCGGTTCGGCGCGACGGGTTTACCGGCCCTGTAACGCTCGCCACAAGCGCGCTGCCCACGGGGGTGAAGGTCGGGCTGAGTCCAATTCCCGCGGAAGAGTATCTCCTGCCGGTTGTGTTCGAGGCCGCTGCGGATGCACCCCTCGGCGGGAATCTGATCGACCTGTCCGGAACCGGCGGGGAGCCGAAATCGCCGATCACTGGCGGGTTCACACAGCAAGTCACGCTCGTTCGCGGGCCGGGGGATTCGGCCCTTCACGCGGTCACACTCACACAACTCGCGATCGTGGTCGTTGAGGAATCACCGTTGTCGGTCAGCATCGTTCCACCGGCCGCGCCGATCGCCGCCGACGGGACGCTCGATGTGACCGTGCGCATCACGCGCGCAAAGGACTTTGCCGATCCGGTCGAAGTGATTTTCCCCTGCTTGCCCCCCGGCGTCGAGGTTCCGACTGCCGTTCTCATCCCTGCCAACAAAACGGAAGCCGTTGTCACGCTCGTCGCTAGCAAGGACGCCGAACTGGGTGACTGGAAGCTCATTGCGGAAGCGAACGTTGCTCGTCCGGGGCGCGCGGCGCGTGACCCACTCGCCGCACCGATGGGAATGGGCGGCATGGGTGCGGGTGGAGGCGGCGGTGGTCGGTGGTCGCGGCGGTCCCCCGAAGGGATGCCTTCAGTCGCGTCCGAGATGCACGCGGTGAAACTCGCCGAAGCCCCGCTCAGGGGCAAATTCGACCTCACTGCGGGGGAACAGGGCAAGTCGGTCAAGGTGGTTTGCAAGTTCGACGGCCCGCCGCTGAAGGGCAATTTCACGGCAAAGCTCGACGGGCTCCCCCCGCGCGCGACTTCAAAGGAAGTTCAGGTTCAGGCAGACGCGAAACAGGTCGAGTTCACCGTTGCCATCGACGCAACCACACCTCCCGGAACGCACGCTTCGCTCGTGTGCGAATTGGTCGGCACCGTCGGCGGACAGAAGGCCGTTTACCGGCTCGGACGCGACGGGACGCTGAAGGTGGACGTACCCGGCGCGGTGAAGACCGACGCGGCCGGTAAACCGCTCAGCCCGCTCGATGCTCTGCGGCTGGAACAAAAGAAGAAGTAG
- a CDS encoding DUF1549 and DUF1553 domain-containing protein, whose product MRFALIAAVLVAVAAPARAAEPVRITVAPDRVDLTSARDRQGVVVQAEFADGSTKDVTASATFALDKPVATITNAFLAPAGDGTATLSVAFGTFSAKVPVTVTKAKEAEALRFRTDVMPVLTKVGCNTGKCHGSASGKDGFRLGLFGYDPEGDHFRITREMGGRRVNLATPDDCLLINKAIGKVPHTGGKRIEPGSESYLLLLRWLEGGAPKDPKSTAKPVSIEVFPKQAVFATKGEAQRLVVRAKYDDGTDRDVTRFTVFVGNNDAAATVSDDGVITGTGPGEAFILARFDQFTEGSAVIVRPGTEFTDPKTPAFNYIDTHVHAKLNRLHVVPSDVCTDEVFLRRVYIDLLGLLPTPVEREKFLADPDAKKREKLVDALLARDEFRDIWVMKWAEMLQIRTINGISQKGLQLYDKWLRDKVRGGATIDQIVRELLPAVGGTFENPAVNYFQTETTPQLLAENVSQVFLGTRIQCAQCHNHPFDRWTMDDYYGFAAFFSQVGYKNAQDPRELTVFNAGSGEMRHPLGDRLVKPKFLGGDAPELKPGRDYRAALADWLTSTDNAAFARNISNTVWAHFFGKGIVDAVDDVRVSNPASNPELLDALGKKAAEYKFDVKKLARDICLSRTYQLSTKRNPTNEWDERNFARQTVRRMRAEVLLDCITQVTETANRFPNLPLGGRAVHLPDGRTPNYFLTTFGRSTRATACTCEVKTTPTLSQALHLLNGETTTGKIGEGKVVEGLLAKKEPAAVAEELYLRCLGRKPTANEVAKLATRLEQATDKKEALEDLFWALLNTNEFIFNR is encoded by the coding sequence ATGCGTTTTGCGCTGATCGCTGCTGTGTTGGTGGCCGTTGCCGCTCCCGCCCGCGCAGCCGAGCCGGTGCGGATCACCGTTGCGCCGGATCGGGTCGACCTGACTTCGGCACGCGACCGCCAGGGGGTAGTCGTGCAAGCGGAGTTCGCCGACGGCAGCACAAAGGACGTGACCGCCAGCGCCACCTTCGCGCTCGACAAGCCCGTCGCCACGATCACGAATGCGTTCCTCGCGCCGGCGGGCGACGGCACCGCGACTCTCAGCGTCGCGTTCGGCACGTTCTCCGCGAAGGTGCCCGTGACGGTGACGAAGGCGAAAGAAGCGGAGGCGCTCCGCTTCCGCACGGACGTGATGCCGGTTCTCACGAAAGTGGGCTGCAACACGGGCAAGTGCCACGGCTCCGCGTCCGGGAAGGACGGGTTCCGGTTGGGGCTGTTCGGGTACGACCCCGAGGGCGACCACTTCCGCATCACCCGTGAAATGGGCGGGCGCCGAGTTAATCTCGCGACACCGGACGACTGCCTGCTCATCAACAAGGCCATCGGGAAGGTTCCGCACACGGGCGGAAAGCGCATCGAACCGGGGAGCGAGAGCTACCTGCTTCTATTGCGCTGGCTCGAAGGCGGTGCTCCCAAAGATCCGAAAAGCACCGCCAAGCCGGTGAGCATCGAGGTGTTCCCGAAGCAGGCGGTGTTCGCGACGAAGGGCGAGGCCCAGCGCCTCGTGGTTCGCGCCAAGTACGACGACGGCACCGATCGCGACGTGACTCGATTCACCGTGTTCGTCGGTAACAACGACGCGGCCGCGACCGTGTCCGATGACGGCGTGATTACGGGGACCGGGCCAGGTGAGGCGTTCATCCTCGCGCGGTTCGACCAGTTCACGGAAGGGAGCGCCGTTATCGTTCGGCCCGGCACCGAGTTCACCGACCCGAAGACGCCGGCGTTCAACTACATCGACACGCACGTCCACGCGAAGCTCAATCGGCTCCACGTCGTCCCCTCCGACGTGTGTACCGACGAAGTGTTCCTTCGCCGCGTTTACATCGACTTGCTTGGCCTCCTCCCCACACCCGTGGAGCGCGAAAAATTCCTCGCCGATCCGGACGCGAAGAAGCGCGAGAAACTGGTCGACGCGCTCCTCGCACGCGACGAGTTCCGGGACATCTGGGTGATGAAGTGGGCCGAGATGCTCCAGATCCGCACGATCAACGGCATCAGCCAGAAGGGGCTGCAACTTTACGACAAGTGGCTCCGCGACAAGGTCCGTGGCGGCGCGACAATCGACCAGATCGTGCGCGAACTGCTCCCGGCCGTCGGCGGGACGTTCGAGAACCCGGCCGTCAACTACTTCCAAACGGAAACCACCCCGCAACTGCTGGCCGAGAACGTCTCGCAGGTGTTCCTCGGGACGCGCATTCAGTGCGCCCAGTGCCACAACCACCCGTTCGACCGCTGGACGATGGACGACTACTACGGGTTCGCCGCGTTCTTCAGTCAGGTCGGGTACAAGAACGCACAAGACCCGCGCGAACTCACCGTGTTCAACGCCGGCTCGGGCGAGATGCGGCACCCGCTCGGGGACCGGCTCGTGAAGCCGAAGTTCCTGGGCGGCGACGCGCCCGAGCTGAAGCCGGGCCGGGACTACCGGGCGGCCCTCGCGGACTGGCTGACCAGCACCGACAACGCGGCGTTCGCCCGGAACATCAGCAATACCGTTTGGGCGCACTTTTTCGGGAAGGGAATCGTGGACGCAGTGGACGACGTCCGCGTGTCGAACCCCGCGAGCAACCCGGAACTCCTCGACGCGTTGGGCAAGAAAGCGGCCGAGTACAAGTTCGATGTCAAGAAACTCGCACGCGACATCTGCCTCAGCCGCACGTACCAGCTCTCCACCAAGCGCAACCCGACGAACGAGTGGGACGAGCGGAACTTCGCGCGCCAAACGGTGCGCCGGATGCGCGCAGAAGTGCTCCTCGATTGCATTACCCAGGTGACCGAGACGGCGAACCGATTCCCCAACCTGCCGCTCGGCGGGCGGGCAGTCCACCTCCCGGACGGGCGCACCCCGAACTACTTCCTCACTACCTTTGGCCGGTCCACCCGCGCCACAGCCTGCACCTGTGAAGTAAAGACCACGCCGACGCTTTCGCAAGCGCTCCATCTGCTCAACGGCGAAACCACCACGGGCAAGATCGGTGAGGGGAAAGTGGTGGAGGGGCTGCTCGCCAAGAAAGAACCGGCGGCGGTGGCCGAGGAACTGTACCTGCGGTGTCTGGGCCGCAAGCCCACCGCGAACGAAGTCGCCAAGCTCGCGACCCGGCTCGAACAAGCAACCGACAAGAAAGAGGCGCTCGAAGACCTGTTCTGGGCGCTGCTGAACACGAACGAGTTCATTTTCAACCGCTGA
- a CDS encoding c-type cytochrome domain-containing protein, which produces MTLRPCVFLLLALVIHFSSLAAPPARADEKVEDAKVTFDGQVRPILAKRCGKCHNAERPRGELDLSSYAAVMLGGVSGRAVVEGKPDSSPLYTMTAHLEDPKMPPNSPKIPQTEIDTLRKWIEGGLVEKVGGATSTKATPTLAPKNLDGLGNVATLARLTPVTALAVSPSAPIVAVPGKKQILLYELPSGKSLGALAFPEGEVHVLRFSRDGKMLLAAGGVGGQSGAIVGYDVASWKRQFAVADENEAVLAADISADKTRVVFGGPSRLVKVVSVPDGKIVHTFRKPTDWVLSVEFSPEGLLVAAGDRFGGLYVWETKSGKEFYTLRGHTKGVTGIAWRADSDALATSSDDQTVRVWNMHTGTETAKWEAHEGGAADVAFHVSGAIATAGRDGRVKLWDEKGKRAAEFGPADDAVLKVAFTADAKTVLSGDWAGAVRTWPVAGGTGVKLALPIETKPAALVAIPVPTPNLPVAAVRPTAPVGPSTAPANLQAELARKRTALKAVEDAAEKLKDEAARSPKNPALAKAYLQLCEAALAMKAEVVEVEAAITAAGSAEGKK; this is translated from the coding sequence GTGACGCTGCGACCGTGTGTGTTCTTGTTACTCGCGCTCGTCATTCACTTCTCGTCCCTCGCGGCTCCACCGGCCCGGGCCGACGAGAAGGTCGAGGACGCGAAAGTCACGTTCGACGGTCAGGTGCGCCCGATCCTCGCGAAGCGGTGCGGCAAGTGCCACAACGCGGAGCGCCCCCGAGGTGAACTCGACCTGTCCAGCTACGCGGCGGTGATGCTCGGCGGGGTATCGGGCCGGGCGGTTGTTGAGGGGAAGCCGGATTCCAGCCCGCTCTACACGATGACGGCGCACCTCGAAGACCCGAAGATGCCGCCGAACAGCCCCAAGATTCCTCAAACCGAAATCGACACGCTCCGCAAGTGGATCGAGGGCGGGCTGGTCGAGAAGGTGGGTGGAGCGACTTCTACGAAGGCCACGCCCACACTTGCGCCCAAAAATCTTGACGGACTCGGCAATGTCGCGACGCTGGCGCGGCTCACACCGGTGACCGCACTTGCGGTCAGTCCCAGCGCGCCGATCGTTGCGGTTCCCGGGAAGAAACAAATTCTCCTCTACGAACTACCCAGCGGCAAATCGCTCGGCGCGCTCGCGTTCCCGGAAGGTGAAGTCCACGTTCTCCGCTTCTCGCGCGACGGAAAGATGCTGCTCGCCGCGGGCGGCGTCGGCGGGCAATCGGGTGCCATTGTCGGGTACGACGTCGCTTCGTGGAAACGGCAGTTCGCGGTTGCCGACGAGAACGAAGCGGTTCTTGCGGCCGATATCTCGGCGGACAAGACCCGCGTCGTGTTCGGCGGGCCGAGCCGACTCGTGAAAGTGGTTTCGGTACCCGACGGCAAGATCGTCCACACGTTCCGCAAACCGACCGATTGGGTGCTGTCGGTCGAGTTCAGCCCAGAGGGGTTACTCGTCGCGGCCGGCGACCGGTTCGGCGGGTTGTACGTGTGGGAAACGAAGTCCGGCAAGGAGTTCTACACGCTCCGCGGGCACACGAAGGGCGTGACGGGGATCGCCTGGCGCGCGGACTCGGACGCGCTCGCGACGAGTAGCGACGACCAGACGGTGCGCGTTTGGAACATGCACACGGGGACCGAGACCGCGAAGTGGGAGGCACACGAGGGCGGGGCGGCGGACGTCGCGTTCCACGTTTCCGGCGCGATCGCCACTGCGGGGCGCGACGGGCGCGTGAAATTGTGGGACGAGAAGGGGAAGCGCGCGGCCGAGTTCGGTCCCGCGGACGACGCGGTACTGAAAGTCGCGTTCACCGCGGACGCGAAGACGGTCCTGTCCGGTGACTGGGCCGGCGCGGTTCGGACGTGGCCGGTCGCGGGCGGAACGGGCGTGAAACTTGCCCTGCCGATCGAAACGAAACCCGCGGCGCTAGTAGCGATCCCGGTGCCGACACCGAACTTGCCCGTCGCGGCCGTTCGACCGACTGCTCCGGTCGGCCCGTCGACAGCGCCCGCGAATCTTCAGGCGGAACTGGCGCGCAAACGAACTGCGCTCAAGGCCGTGGAGGACGCGGCGGAGAAGCTCAAGGACGAAGCCGCTCGCAGCCCGAAGAACCCGGCGCTCGCAAAGGCTTACCTGCAACTCTGCGAGGCCGCACTCGCGATGAAGGCCGAAGTGGTCGAAGTGGAAGCGGCAATCACTGCGGCTGGAAGCGCGGAGGGTAAAAAGTGA
- a CDS encoding PQQ-binding-like beta-propeller repeat protein, whose amino-acid sequence MRPCDLRLLLVLALILAPGLTLRAADWPVWRGPKGDGIVTDVAIPTKWSATENVVWKVDVPGTGHSSPVVSNGRVFLTSFESSTTDRLLLCFDRKDGNLLWKQSVLSAAAEKMHKNNTPASSTPASDGTHVWVTFLDAGKVAVACYSFAGKQVWLKSFDGFDSVHGFCGTPVLFGDLVIVNGDSDGDAFVTALDKTTGATKWKINRPNRVRSFSVPLFVEVRGKTQLVLAGSKSVAAFEPTTGKQLWIADSTTDKFVATVAFTEGLVFATGTSPNNTLVALDPTGTGNVTKSHTRWSDTKVASYVPSPLAFGKHLFVLSDSGIATLLEAKTGKKLWSERLGSRLHHASPLLINDLIYCLADDGTTYILKPDEEYELVTKNALGEECHATPAVSDGQLFIRSATSLWCIGSKARAGRP is encoded by the coding sequence TTGAGACCTTGCGACCTTCGACTCCTGCTCGTCCTCGCTTTGATCCTCGCGCCCGGGCTCACACTCCGTGCCGCAGATTGGCCGGTGTGGCGCGGGCCGAAGGGTGACGGCATCGTGACCGATGTCGCGATCCCCACCAAGTGGAGCGCGACCGAGAACGTCGTTTGGAAGGTGGACGTACCCGGCACCGGGCACTCGTCGCCCGTCGTTTCCAACGGGCGCGTGTTCCTCACATCGTTCGAGTCATCAACCACCGACCGCTTACTCTTATGCTTCGATCGCAAAGACGGCAACCTGCTCTGGAAGCAGAGCGTGTTGAGCGCCGCGGCCGAGAAGATGCACAAAAACAACACGCCTGCCAGTTCCACGCCCGCGAGTGACGGCACTCATGTGTGGGTCACTTTTTTGGACGCCGGAAAGGTCGCGGTCGCGTGCTACTCGTTTGCCGGAAAACAGGTCTGGTTGAAGTCGTTCGACGGGTTCGATTCCGTTCACGGGTTTTGCGGAACACCGGTGCTGTTCGGCGACCTCGTGATCGTTAACGGCGACTCCGACGGCGATGCGTTCGTGACCGCGCTCGATAAGACGACCGGCGCGACGAAATGGAAGATCAACCGCCCGAACCGCGTGCGGTCCTTCAGCGTGCCGCTGTTCGTGGAAGTTCGTGGGAAGACACAACTGGTGTTGGCCGGGAGCAAGTCGGTCGCCGCGTTCGAGCCGACCACCGGCAAGCAACTCTGGATCGCGGACAGCACGACGGACAAGTTCGTCGCGACGGTCGCGTTCACCGAAGGGCTGGTCTTCGCGACCGGTACCAGCCCCAACAACACGCTCGTCGCTCTCGACCCAACGGGAACGGGCAACGTCACCAAATCACACACCAGGTGGTCCGACACGAAGGTCGCGTCCTACGTTCCGTCGCCGCTCGCGTTCGGGAAGCACCTGTTCGTGCTGTCGGATTCCGGGATCGCAACGTTGCTCGAAGCGAAAACGGGCAAGAAGCTCTGGTCCGAGCGCCTCGGCTCGCGCCTGCACCACGCTTCCCCGCTCCTCATTAACGACCTGATCTACTGCCTCGCGGACGACGGCACCACGTACATTCTGAAGCCCGACGAGGAATACGAACTGGTCACGAAGAACGCGCTGGGCGAGGAGTGTCACGCGACGCCGGCCGTGTCAGACGGACAACTGTTCATCCGCTCGGCGACAAGCCTGTGGTGCATCGGCTCGAAGGCCCGCGCTGGGCGCCCGTGA
- a CDS encoding H-X9-DG-CTERM domain-containing protein, translated as MFCTLDRNLDPTTGGQWAVAARSKHTGGVNAVFADGSVRFIREGISVQQWSALCTANGGEVVNID; from the coding sequence ATGTTTTGCACTCTGGACCGCAACCTCGATCCCACCACCGGAGGGCAATGGGCCGTCGCCGCACGCAGCAAACACACGGGGGGAGTCAACGCGGTATTTGCCGACGGGTCCGTTCGTTTCATCCGCGAGGGCATTAGCGTCCAACAGTGGTCGGCCCTGTGTACCGCGAACGGCGGCGAGGTCGTGAACATCGATTAA
- a CDS encoding tetratricopeptide repeat protein encodes MMPSGLRFAAGCVLAVVVPACVLHFGAADERLAAGLTAPPFGWARVLVAHLVTALPLGLLVAGWLRSVPAVDGAAPVLWVGAGVGVAALGTQVCAAFGEAVIGGEFGAVPLLVFRATIAFAMVLPWCVWATDAPDSNARPLVNPGALFGLAAGGAVLPCGLFAEAVIAARTERAGDLIQRERVVRADVVLTGLIELGSDRPVGKMLPAAIHKDLATVIPRLKRSGDRPLSANTKPSDRFNRALLMIQLDRLDEAAALLETLIANDTATLLLATVYRDQERWAESDELYSRVLEKMTPRTETSPAAREMCFTAIEGLTFNARADRRPADAERVLNRGLDLLPDRAAYFHFQLGRHYHDGGRPSLALEHLREAARLDPAHFGEPTVKLIRQIETVTPACMLQRTR; translated from the coding sequence ATGATGCCCTCGGGTTTACGCTTCGCCGCGGGGTGCGTTCTCGCGGTTGTAGTCCCCGCCTGCGTCCTGCACTTTGGGGCCGCAGACGAGCGCCTCGCTGCCGGACTGACCGCCCCTCCGTTCGGATGGGCGCGCGTGCTCGTGGCGCACCTCGTGACCGCGCTGCCACTGGGCTTACTTGTTGCCGGGTGGCTGCGCTCGGTCCCCGCGGTGGACGGTGCTGCCCCGGTGTTATGGGTGGGAGCCGGTGTAGGAGTTGCTGCTCTCGGAACGCAAGTGTGCGCTGCGTTCGGTGAAGCTGTCATTGGCGGGGAGTTCGGGGCAGTCCCGCTCCTGGTGTTTCGCGCTACGATCGCTTTCGCGATGGTGTTGCCGTGGTGCGTTTGGGCTACGGACGCGCCCGATTCAAATGCCCGTCCGCTTGTGAATCCCGGCGCGCTGTTCGGACTGGCCGCCGGGGGCGCGGTTCTCCCGTGTGGCCTTTTTGCTGAAGCGGTTATTGCGGCGCGGACTGAACGGGCAGGCGACTTGATCCAGCGCGAACGGGTCGTGCGTGCCGATGTTGTGTTGACGGGCCTGATCGAACTCGGGAGCGACCGGCCTGTCGGCAAGATGCTACCCGCCGCGATCCACAAGGATCTCGCCACCGTGATTCCGCGACTTAAACGGTCCGGGGATCGACCGCTCTCGGCGAACACAAAACCGAGCGACCGGTTTAACCGCGCGCTCCTGATGATTCAACTCGATCGACTCGACGAAGCCGCCGCACTGCTCGAAACACTCATCGCGAACGATACCGCGACGCTACTCCTTGCGACCGTGTACCGCGATCAAGAGCGGTGGGCGGAGAGTGACGAACTGTATTCGCGTGTTTTGGAGAAGATGACCCCGCGCACGGAAACGAGCCCCGCGGCCCGCGAGATGTGCTTTACGGCCATCGAAGGGCTAACTTTCAATGCCCGCGCCGATCGGCGCCCCGCGGACGCGGAGCGCGTACTCAATCGCGGGTTGGACCTGCTACCGGATCGCGCCGCGTATTTCCACTTCCAGCTCGGGCGGCACTACCACGATGGCGGGCGCCCCAGTTTGGCGCTCGAACACCTCCGTGAAGCCGCCCGTCTCGACCCTGCGCACTTCGGGGAGCCGACTGTCAAACTGATCCGGCAGATCGAGACGGTCACTCCCGCGTGCATGTTGCAGCGAACACGGTAA